A window of Mucilaginibacter sp. PAMC 26640 contains these coding sequences:
- a CDS encoding fatty acid hydroxylase, whose protein sequence is MPQENIVTITTIILFNCATILIAWERILPYRKGLPFFREGFWVDLVWYTIIQSYFLKILIFDYLISPLSQHLDFSKIQFVSHWPVIVQVLFFLFTHDLYIYLFHRFQHSNKLFWRIHEAHHSGKQVDFLAGSRSHIMEIVINQTIEFAPIILLGAAPEVIPIKALLDAVFGMFIHANIRVNLGKFKYFFNTPQLHLWHHANYQEVFHANFSTKFSVWDYLFGTIYDPHHAPGNRPENWGLPYSYPRDYFLQHAFSVRRFDEQKLLTYRWFKWYYELRPYCMEKISKLRRKQHI, encoded by the coding sequence ATGCCGCAAGAGAACATTGTAACCATTACCACTATAATACTCTTTAATTGTGCAACTATTTTAATTGCATGGGAAAGAATTCTGCCTTACCGTAAAGGCCTTCCTTTTTTCAGGGAGGGCTTTTGGGTTGATTTGGTTTGGTATACCATTATTCAAAGTTACTTTTTAAAGATCCTGATCTTTGATTATCTCATTTCGCCGTTAAGCCAACATTTGGATTTTTCGAAGATCCAGTTTGTAAGTCATTGGCCGGTAATCGTGCAAGTTTTGTTCTTTCTGTTTACGCATGATTTATACATTTACCTTTTCCATCGCTTCCAGCACTCAAATAAGCTATTCTGGCGCATTCATGAAGCGCATCATTCTGGTAAACAGGTGGACTTCTTAGCCGGGTCGCGGTCGCATATTATGGAGATAGTTATCAACCAAACCATAGAGTTCGCGCCCATTATCTTGTTAGGTGCGGCACCTGAAGTGATACCGATAAAGGCTTTGCTCGACGCCGTTTTTGGAATGTTCATCCACGCCAATATTCGTGTGAACCTGGGTAAGTTTAAATATTTTTTCAATACGCCACAACTACATTTATGGCATCATGCCAATTACCAAGAAGTATTTCACGCTAACTTCTCTACCAAATTTTCCGTTTGGGATTATCTTTTCGGAACAATTTATGATCCCCATCATGCTCCCGGTAACAGACCTGAAAATTGGGGGCTACCGTATTCTTACCCACGTGATTATTTTTTACAGCATGCGTTTTCTGTCAGGCGATTTGATGAACAGAAGTTACTAACATACCGGTGGTTTAAATGGTATTATGAACTTCGGCCTTATTGTATGGAAAAAATAAGCAAACTCAGACGTAAACAACACATTTAG
- a CDS encoding N-acetylneuraminate synthase — MKNGVVTLRNGRNIGDGAPCYIIAEIGINHNGSLEITKKLIDEAVTAGADAVKFQKRTPEICVPKDQWEIMRDTPWGRMSYIDYKRKTEFGVAEYATIDQYCKKAGIDWFVSAWDVPSVDFMEQFDTIIYKLASASLTDYKLIARILKTGRPLMLSTGMSTMKEIENAMAFINDYDSAYPLFVAHATSAYPCRPEELNLKMIETLGNKFPGVPIGYSGHETGLATTISAVAMGATFVERHFTLDRAMWGSDHAASVEPQGLQRLVRDIRDVETAIGDGIKKVYESELSPMRRLRVNISEEFKEKTPLS; from the coding sequence ATGAAAAATGGCGTTGTTACTTTGCGTAATGGCCGTAATATTGGCGATGGTGCCCCTTGCTACATCATAGCCGAAATCGGTATAAACCATAACGGATCGCTTGAAATTACAAAAAAATTGATAGATGAAGCCGTAACTGCCGGTGCGGATGCCGTAAAGTTTCAAAAACGTACCCCTGAAATCTGTGTACCTAAAGATCAATGGGAAATAATGCGAGACACCCCGTGGGGACGTATGTCATACATAGACTATAAACGCAAAACAGAATTTGGGGTGGCCGAATATGCTACAATCGACCAATATTGTAAAAAAGCGGGCATCGATTGGTTTGTTTCAGCATGGGACGTCCCTTCGGTTGATTTTATGGAACAGTTTGATACAATTATATATAAACTAGCTTCCGCGTCATTAACCGATTATAAGCTGATAGCACGGATTTTAAAAACGGGCCGTCCGCTGATGCTGTCGACAGGTATGTCTACCATGAAAGAGATAGAAAATGCCATGGCGTTTATAAATGATTACGATTCGGCTTACCCTTTATTTGTGGCACACGCTACGTCGGCATACCCGTGCCGGCCCGAAGAATTGAATTTGAAAATGATCGAAACGCTTGGTAATAAATTCCCGGGAGTACCAATCGGCTATTCGGGCCATGAAACAGGCTTGGCTACTACCATAAGTGCAGTTGCAATGGGAGCCACATTTGTAGAGCGCCACTTTACGCTTGACCGTGCCATGTGGGGATCAGACCACGCGGCTTCTGTAGAGCCACAGGGCCTGCAACGTTTGGTACGCGATATCCGTGATGTGGAAACAGCTATTGGCGACGGCATCAAAAAAGTGTATGAGTCTGAACTATCGCCTATGAGAAGGCTGCGCGTAAATATCAGCGAGGAGTTTAAAGAAAAGACACCACTTAGCTAA